One genomic segment of bacterium BMS3Abin14 includes these proteins:
- a CDS encoding paaX-like protein gives MLSGVITSKTKINILVKLFLNPAMRAYLRELASEFKVSTNSVRTELNNLTKNGVLVSEREGRNVYYRANTEHPLFPELSSMVRKITGIDKLAHSVIERLGNLEAVYLVGDYAEGKDSGIIDIVLIGDVDKAQLEDITGKTEKYIKRRVRSLVLSPTEFKNLSTDGTFRKILPIWQGTDSNET, from the coding sequence ATGCTTTCGGGCGTCATAACATCCAAAACCAAGATAAATATCCTGGTCAAGCTCTTCCTCAACCCGGCCATGAGGGCCTACCTGCGTGAACTGGCCTCCGAATTCAAGGTCTCCACCAATTCCGTGAGGACCGAGCTGAACAACCTGACAAAGAACGGGGTCCTGGTTTCCGAGAGGGAGGGGCGCAACGTCTATTACCGGGCGAATACCGAGCATCCCCTTTTCCCGGAGCTGTCCTCCATGGTGAGGAAGATCACCGGGATCGACAAGCTGGCCCATTCGGTAATCGAACGGTTGGGAAACCTGGAGGCAGTTTACCTTGTAGGTGATTACGCAGAGGGGAAAGATTCCGGAATAATCGACATCGTCCTCATCGGAGATGTGGATAAAGCACAGCTTGAGGATATCACTGGGAAAACAGAGAAATATATTAAAAGAAGGGTCCGGTCTCTTGTCCTTTCCCCAACTGAGTTTAAAAATCTTTCAACTGACGGAACATTCCGAAAAATATTGCCGATCTGGCAGGGTACTGATTCAAATGAAACCTGA